In Kogia breviceps isolate mKogBre1 chromosome 19, mKogBre1 haplotype 1, whole genome shotgun sequence, a single genomic region encodes these proteins:
- the EVI2A gene encoding protein EVI2A produces MEHTGHYLHLAFLMTTVFSLSPGTKANYTHLWANNTIVLDPDIQNKMGRSQNENINTNPTTPEVDKKVISTKMPEIATSSHIASLTPKSELELYVSSVVRNSSPTVHSIENTSKSHSEIFKKGVCEENNNKMAMLVCLIIIVVLFLICTILFLTTVVLANKVSSLRRSKQVGKRQPRSNGDFLASSGLWPAESDTWKRAKQLTGPNLMMQSTGVLTATRERKDEEGTEKLTN; encoded by the coding sequence ATGGAACACACAGGACATTACCTGCATCTTGCCTTTCTGATGACAACAGTTTTTTCTTTGTCTCCTGGAACAAAAGCAAACTATACCCATCTGTGGGCTAATAATACTATTGTCTTGGATCCAGATATTCAAAATAAGATGGGCAGAagccaaaatgaaaacattaacacAAACCCTACAACTCCTGAAGTAGATAAAAAAGTTATTTCTACAAAAATGCCTGAAATAGCAACATCATCTCACATTGCATCTTTAACTCCTAAATCTGAACTGGAGCTTTATGTATCTTCCGTTGTCAGGAACAGTTCTCCAACAGTACATAGCATTGAAAACACAAGCAAAAGTCACAGTGAAATCTTCAAAAAAGGTGTCTGtgaggaaaacaacaacaaaatggctATGCTAGTTTGCTTAATTATAATTGTGGTGCTTTTTCTTATCTGtacaattttatttctaacaaCTGTGGTTCTGGCAAACAAAGTCTCATCTCTCAGACGATCAAAACAAGTAGGCAAGCGTCAGCCTAGAAGCAATGGCGATTTCCTGGCAAGCAGTGGTCTATGGCCTGCTGAATCAGACACTTGGAAAAGAGCAAAACAGCTCACAGGGCCCAACCTAATGATGCAATCTACTGGAGTGCTCACAGctacaagggaaagaaaagatgaagaagGAACTGAAAAACTCACCAACTAA